One window of Saimiri boliviensis isolate mSaiBol1 chromosome 4, mSaiBol1.pri, whole genome shotgun sequence genomic DNA carries:
- the ERVFRD-1 gene encoding syncytin-2 precursor — protein sequence MGLLLLVLILTPLLAAYRHPDFQLLEKAQQLLQSTGSPYSTNCWLCTSSSTKTPGRAYPASSREWTTIEAELHISYQWDPNLKGLIRPANSLLSKVKQDFPDIRKEPPIFGPIFTNVNLIGIAPICVTAKRKDGTNVGTLPSTVCKVTLTVDPNQQTYQQYTHNQFHHQPRFPKPPNITFPQGTLLDKSTQFCQGRPSSCSTRNFWFQPADYNQCLQISNLSSTAEWVLLDQTRNSLFWENKTKGANQSQTPCVQVLAGMTIATSYLSISAVSEFSGTSVTPLFSFHISTCLKTQGAFYICGQSIHQCLPTNWTGTCTIGYVSPDIFIVPGNLSLPIPIYGNSHFLRVRRAIHLIPFLVGLGIVGSAGTGIAGIAKASFTYSQLSKEIANNIEAMAKTLTTVQEQIDSLAAVVLQNRRGLDMLTAAQGGICLALDEKCCFWVNQSGKVQDNIRQLLNRASTLQEQATQGWLNWEGTWKWFSWVLPFTGPLVSLLLLLLFGPCLLNLITQFVSSRLQATKLQMKLSKRGCPRNSQESPF from the coding sequence ATGGGCCTGCTCCTGCTGGTTCTCATTCTCACTCCTTTACTAGCAGCCTACCGCCATCCTGATTTCCAGTTACTGGAAAAAGCTCAGCAACTGCTCCAAAGCACAGGATCCCCTTACTCCACCAATTGCTGGTTATGTACTAGCTCATCCACTAAAACACCAGGAAGAGCTTATCCAGCCTCGTCCAGAGAATGGACAACCATAGAGGCAGAATTACATATTTCCTATCAATGGGACCCTAATCTGAAAGGACTGATCAGGCCTGCAAATAGCCTTCTTTCAAAGGTAAAGCAAGATTTCCCTGACATCCGCAAGGAACCTCCCATTTTTGGACCCATCTTTACTAATGTCAACTTAATAGGAATAGCCCCTATTTGTGTTACGGCTAAAAGGAAAGATGGAACAAATGTAGGCACTCTTCCAAGTACAGTCTGTAAGGTTACTCTCACCGTAGATCCTAACCAACAGACTTACCAACAGTACACCCACAACCAATTCCACCATCAACCAAGATTTCCCAAACCTCCAAATATTACTTTTCCTCAGGGAACTTTGCTAGATAAATCCACCCAGTTTTGCCAGGGACGCCCAAGCTCATGCAGTACTCGAAATTTCTGGTTCCAGCCTGCTGATTATAACCAATGTCTGCAAATTTCCAACCTCAGCTCAACAGCAGAATGGGTTCTATTGGACCAAACTCGAAATTCTcttttttgggaaaataaaaccaaggGAGCTAACCAGAGCCAAACGCCATGCGTCCAAGTCTTAGCAGGCATGACTATAGCCACCAGCTACCTGAGCATATCAGCAGTCTCAGAATTTTCTGGAACCTCCGTCACCCCCTTATTTAGTTTCCATATCTCTACATGTCTTAAAACTCAAGGAGCCTTCTATATTTGTGGTCAATCGATTCACCAATGCCTCCCCACCAACTGGACTGGAACTTGTACCATAGGCTATGTATCCCCGGACATCTTCATAGTCCCTGGCAATCTCTCTCTTCCAATACCAATATATGGGAATTCCCATTTTCTCAGGGTGAGGAGGGCTATCCATTTAATTCCCTTTCTTGTAGGACTCGGCATTGTAGGCAGTGCGGGAACCGGAATTGCTGGAATTGCAAAAGCTTCCTTCACTTATAGCCAGCTCTCAAAGGAAATAGCCAACAACATTGAGGCCATGGCTAAAACATTAACGACCGTGCAAGAACAAATCGACTCTTTGGCAGCGGTAGTCCTCCAAAATCGTCGAGGACTAGACATGTTAACAGCAGCACAGGGAGGAATTTGTTTGGCCTTAGACGAAAAATGTTGCTTTTGGGTAAATCAATCAGGAAAAGTACAAGACAACATCAGACAACTCCTAAATCGAGCCTCCACTTTACAGGAACAAGCCACTCAGGGCTGGTTAAATTGGGAAGGAACTTGGAAATGGTTCTCTTGGGTTCTTCCCTTTACAGGCCCACTTGTTAGTCTCCTACTTTTGCTCCTTTTTGGTCCATGTCTCCTAAATCTAATAACCCAATTTGTCTCCTCTCGCCTTCAGGCCACAAAGCTCCAGATGAAACTCAGTAAGAGAGGCTGTCCTCGCAATAGTCAAGAGTCACCCTTCTAA